A genomic segment from Sulfuritalea hydrogenivorans sk43H encodes:
- a CDS encoding electron transfer flavoprotein subunit alpha/FixB family protein, with amino-acid sequence MSILVIAEHDNAGLKAATLNAVTAAAKIGGDIHVLVAGAGCSAVAEQASRVAGVSKVKVADAAHYGDQTGENLAALIVANAAGYSHIIAAATSIGKNTLPRVAALLDVAQISEIISVVDADTFVRPIYAGNALATVKSSDATKVITVRTTGFDAAASSGGSAATEALAAGPDLGQSKLISRELTKSARPELGAAKIIVSGGRGMGSGENYHKVLEPLADKLGAAMGASRAAVDAGFVPNDYQVGQTGKIVAPQLYIAIGISGAIQHLAGMKDSKVIVAINKDPDAPIFQVADYGLVADLFQAVPELVAGL; translated from the coding sequence ATGAGTATTCTCGTCATTGCAGAACACGACAACGCCGGCCTCAAGGCCGCCACCCTCAATGCCGTCACTGCCGCCGCGAAGATTGGTGGCGATATCCACGTCCTGGTTGCCGGTGCCGGTTGTAGCGCCGTCGCCGAGCAGGCCTCCAGGGTCGCCGGCGTGAGCAAGGTCAAGGTCGCCGACGCCGCCCACTACGGCGACCAGACCGGCGAGAACCTCGCCGCGCTGATCGTCGCCAACGCGGCCGGCTACAGCCACATCATTGCGGCGGCCACCAGCATTGGCAAGAACACCCTGCCGCGCGTGGCGGCACTGCTCGACGTGGCGCAGATTTCGGAAATCATCAGCGTGGTCGATGCCGATACCTTTGTGCGTCCGATCTACGCCGGCAATGCGCTGGCGACGGTCAAGTCGAGTGACGCGACCAAGGTCATCACGGTGCGCACCACGGGCTTCGATGCCGCGGCGAGTTCGGGCGGCAGCGCGGCAACCGAGGCTCTGGCTGCCGGCCCCGATCTGGGCCAATCGAAGCTGATCAGCCGCGAGCTGACCAAGTCGGCGCGCCCGGAACTGGGTGCGGCGAAGATCATCGTCTCCGGCGGTCGCGGCATGGGCAGCGGCGAGAACTACCACAAGGTGCTGGAGCCGCTGGCCGACAAGCTCGGCGCCGCGATGGGCGCCTCGCGTGCCGCGGTCGATGCCGGCTTCGTGCCCAACGATTACCAGGTGGGCCAGACCGGCAAGATCGTCGCGCCGCAGCTCTATATCGCGATCGGCATCTCGGGCGCGATCCAGCATCTGGCCGGCATGAAGGATTCGAAGGTGATCGTGGCGATCAACAAGGATCCCGACGCGCCGATCTTCCAGGTGGCCGACTACGGCCTGGTGGCCGACCTGTTCCAGGCGGTGCCGGAGCTGGTGGCGGGACTTTGA
- a CDS encoding 3-hydroxyacyl-CoA dehydrogenase/enoyl-CoA hydratase family protein, with the protein MSNFIVRKVAVLGAGVMGAQIAAHCVNAKVPVVLFDLPAKEGAKNGIVLRAIEGLKKLSPAPLGNKDDAACIEVANYDDNLELLKGCDLIIEAIAERMDWKHDLYKKVAPFIAPNAIFASNTSGLSITALSEGFSDELKARFCGVHFFNPPRYMHLVELIPTATTRPEILDQLEGFLVTTLGKGVVRAKDTPNFIANRVGVFSMMATIHEAEKFGLSCDVVDDLTGSKLGRAKSGTFRTADVVGLDTMGHVIKTMQDTLPDDPFAAIYKTPEVLTKLVAAGALGQKTGAGFYKKVGREVQRLDFATGQYVAGGGKADDLVARILKEKDPAKRMKALHDSTNPQAQFLWAIFRDAFHYIAVHLEAVADNARDIDFAMRWGFGQKLGPFETWQAAGWHQVANWVKEDIDAGKALCSVPLPAWVFDGRNGVHGADGSWSPARKANVARSTLPVYLRQRFRAPVLGEAGVDGTTAGITVFEDDSVRIWHEDDGVLILSLKTKMHVIGAGVIAGLSKAIAEAEQHYKGLVIWSADAAEGGAFSAGADLQSMLPLFMSGGVKAIEPEVAKLQQAFQAMKYANVPVVAAVAGLALGGGCELALHAAKRVALIESYIGLVEVGVGLIPAGGGLKEAAVRTAAEAKGNDLLQFLKNNFMNPATAAVSKSALEARQMGFLKPDDVIVFNPYELLHVAKVEARAMHDAGYRPPLQRLIPVAGRYAIGTIMMQLVNMRDGGFISAHDFKLGQMIATVVSGGDVDQGSLVSEQWLLDLERKAFMELLNHPKTQERIMGMMQTGKPVRN; encoded by the coding sequence ATGAGCAATTTCATAGTCAGGAAAGTCGCCGTGCTTGGCGCCGGCGTGATGGGCGCGCAGATCGCCGCGCACTGCGTCAATGCCAAGGTCCCCGTGGTGCTGTTCGACCTGCCGGCCAAGGAAGGCGCGAAGAACGGCATCGTGCTGCGCGCCATCGAAGGCCTCAAGAAACTCAGCCCGGCGCCGCTGGGCAACAAGGATGACGCGGCCTGCATCGAAGTCGCCAACTACGACGACAACCTGGAACTGCTGAAAGGCTGCGACCTGATCATAGAAGCCATCGCTGAACGCATGGACTGGAAGCACGACCTGTACAAGAAGGTCGCCCCCTTCATCGCGCCGAATGCGATCTTCGCTTCCAATACCTCGGGCCTGTCGATCACCGCGCTATCCGAGGGCTTCTCCGACGAACTCAAGGCCCGCTTCTGCGGCGTGCATTTCTTCAATCCGCCGCGCTACATGCATCTGGTCGAACTGATCCCGACCGCGACAACCCGGCCGGAGATCCTCGACCAGCTCGAAGGCTTCCTCGTCACTACGCTGGGCAAGGGCGTGGTACGGGCCAAGGACACGCCGAATTTCATCGCCAACCGCGTCGGCGTCTTCAGCATGATGGCGACGATCCACGAGGCGGAAAAGTTCGGCCTGTCCTGCGACGTCGTTGATGACCTCACCGGATCCAAGCTGGGACGCGCAAAGTCCGGCACCTTCCGCACCGCGGACGTGGTCGGCCTCGACACCATGGGCCACGTGATCAAGACCATGCAGGACACGTTGCCCGACGATCCCTTCGCGGCCATTTACAAGACGCCGGAAGTGCTGACCAAGCTGGTCGCCGCAGGCGCGCTGGGCCAGAAGACCGGCGCCGGCTTCTACAAGAAGGTCGGCCGCGAAGTGCAGCGCCTCGATTTCGCCACGGGCCAGTACGTGGCCGGCGGCGGCAAGGCCGACGACCTCGTGGCGCGCATCCTCAAGGAAAAGGACCCGGCCAAGCGCATGAAGGCGCTGCACGACTCGACCAATCCGCAGGCGCAATTCCTCTGGGCCATTTTCCGCGACGCCTTCCACTACATTGCGGTGCATCTGGAAGCCGTTGCCGACAATGCGCGCGACATCGATTTCGCCATGCGCTGGGGCTTCGGCCAGAAGCTCGGTCCCTTCGAGACCTGGCAGGCCGCCGGCTGGCATCAAGTCGCCAACTGGGTCAAGGAAGACATCGACGCCGGCAAGGCGCTGTGCTCGGTACCGCTGCCGGCCTGGGTGTTCGACGGACGTAACGGTGTCCATGGCGCCGACGGTTCCTGGTCGCCGGCGCGCAAGGCCAATGTGGCCCGCTCGACGCTGCCCGTGTATCTGCGTCAGCGTTTCCGCGCCCCGGTGCTGGGCGAGGCGGGCGTCGATGGTACGACCGCCGGCATCACGGTGTTCGAGGACGATTCGGTGCGCATCTGGCACGAGGACGATGGCGTTCTGATCCTGTCGCTCAAGACCAAGATGCACGTCATCGGCGCCGGCGTCATCGCCGGCCTGTCGAAGGCCATCGCCGAGGCGGAGCAACACTACAAGGGCTTGGTGATCTGGAGTGCCGATGCGGCCGAAGGCGGCGCCTTCTCCGCCGGCGCCGACCTGCAGTCGATGCTGCCGCTGTTCATGTCGGGCGGCGTCAAGGCCATCGAGCCCGAGGTCGCCAAGTTGCAGCAGGCTTTCCAGGCCATGAAGTATGCCAACGTGCCGGTGGTCGCCGCGGTGGCCGGACTCGCGCTGGGTGGCGGCTGCGAACTGGCGCTGCACGCGGCGAAACGGGTCGCCTTGATCGAGTCCTATATTGGTCTGGTCGAAGTCGGCGTCGGCCTGATTCCCGCTGGCGGCGGCCTCAAGGAAGCCGCCGTGCGCACGGCGGCCGAGGCCAAGGGCAACGACCTGCTGCAGTTCCTCAAGAACAACTTCATGAATCCTGCCACCGCCGCCGTTTCAAAGTCGGCGCTGGAGGCACGGCAAATGGGCTTCCTCAAGCCCGACGACGTCATCGTCTTCAACCCCTACGAGCTGCTGCACGTGGCCAAGGTCGAAGCGCGCGCCATGCACGACGCCGGTTACCGGCCGCCGCTGCAAAGGCTGATACCGGTCGCCGGCCGCTATGCCATCGGCACCATCATGATGCAACTGGTCAACATGCGTGACGGCGGCTTCATCTCGGCCCACGACTTCAAGCTGGGGCAGATGATCGCCACGGTGGTATCGGGCGGCGACGTCGATCAGGGCAGCCTGGTCAGCGAGCAGTGGCTGCTCGACCTCGAGCGCAAGGCCTTCATGGAACTGCTGAACCATCCCAAGACCCAGGAACGCATCATGGGCATGATGCAGACCGGCAAGCCGGTCAGAAACTGA
- a CDS encoding acyl-CoA dehydrogenase, which translates to MSSYTAPLKDMQFVLNELAGLGKVAALPGYEEATTDVVEAILDESAKFTGGVLDPLNYSGDQEGAKWADKSVTMPKGFKEAYRQFVDNGWNALSGNPEHGGQGLPKVVSAAVQEMWKSANISFSLCPLLTLGAIEALELAGNDAQKAMYLPNMISGNWTGTMNITEPQAGSDLAAIRSRAVPQGDGTYRIFGQKIFITYGDHDMAENTIHLVLARTPDAPEGVKGISLFVVPKFMVNADGSLGERNDVYCVSIEHKLGIHASPTCVMVHGDNGGAIGTLVGQENQGLKYMFVMMNAARFAVGLEGLAIAERAYQHAVAYARDRVQGRAIEGSASGVAIIKHPDIRRMLMLMRANVEAMRALAYSVAAAHDAAARHPDAAERAQNQAYVDLMIPVVKGWSTETGNEMSYLGVQVHGGMGFIEETGAAQYMRDARITTIYEGTTGIQANDLMGRKIAREGGATIKAVLGTMQQTRSELAQQAGAEFAAIAAALGRGIEALQQATDYIVANYGSDVRAVAAGAVPFLRLMGVVSGGWMMARAALAAQGRIAGGDADPFYPAKIATAHFYADHVMAAAAGLAQEVVQGGASALKLDEAMF; encoded by the coding sequence ATGAGCAGCTATACCGCCCCCCTGAAGGACATGCAGTTCGTCCTCAACGAACTGGCCGGACTCGGCAAGGTGGCCGCCTTGCCGGGTTACGAGGAGGCGACGACCGATGTGGTCGAGGCGATTCTCGACGAATCGGCAAAGTTCACCGGAGGCGTGCTGGACCCGCTCAACTACAGCGGCGACCAGGAGGGCGCGAAGTGGGCCGACAAATCCGTGACCATGCCCAAGGGCTTCAAGGAGGCCTACCGGCAGTTCGTCGATAACGGCTGGAACGCGCTCTCGGGCAATCCCGAGCATGGCGGGCAGGGCCTGCCCAAGGTGGTTTCGGCGGCGGTGCAGGAAATGTGGAAGTCAGCCAACATATCCTTCTCGCTGTGCCCGCTGCTGACGCTGGGCGCGATCGAGGCGCTGGAACTCGCGGGCAACGACGCGCAGAAGGCGATGTACCTGCCCAACATGATTTCCGGCAACTGGACCGGCACCATGAACATCACCGAGCCGCAGGCCGGCTCGGATCTCGCGGCGATCCGCTCGCGCGCCGTGCCGCAGGGCGACGGCACCTACCGCATCTTCGGCCAGAAGATCTTCATCACCTACGGCGACCACGACATGGCGGAGAACACCATCCACCTCGTGCTCGCCCGCACCCCGGATGCGCCGGAAGGCGTCAAGGGCATTTCGCTGTTCGTGGTGCCGAAGTTCATGGTGAATGCGGATGGCTCGCTTGGCGAACGCAACGATGTCTATTGCGTCTCCATCGAGCACAAGCTCGGCATCCATGCCAGCCCGACTTGCGTCATGGTTCATGGCGACAACGGCGGCGCGATCGGCACGCTGGTGGGTCAGGAGAACCAGGGCCTCAAGTACATGTTCGTCATGATGAACGCGGCGCGCTTCGCGGTCGGCCTCGAAGGCCTGGCGATCGCCGAGCGCGCCTACCAGCACGCCGTGGCCTATGCCCGCGACCGCGTGCAGGGCCGCGCCATCGAAGGCTCGGCGAGCGGCGTGGCCATCATCAAACACCCGGACATCCGCCGCATGCTGATGCTGATGCGCGCGAACGTGGAAGCCATGCGCGCGCTGGCCTATTCGGTCGCCGCCGCGCACGATGCCGCCGCGCGCCATCCCGATGCCGCCGAGCGCGCGCAAAACCAGGCCTATGTCGATCTGATGATTCCCGTGGTCAAGGGCTGGAGCACCGAGACCGGCAACGAGATGAGCTACCTCGGCGTACAGGTGCATGGCGGCATGGGCTTCATCGAGGAAACCGGCGCCGCGCAGTACATGCGCGATGCCCGCATCACCACCATCTACGAAGGCACCACGGGCATCCAGGCCAACGACCTGATGGGCCGCAAGATCGCCCGCGAGGGCGGTGCCACGATCAAGGCTGTGCTCGGCACGATGCAGCAGACGCGCAGCGAACTGGCGCAGCAGGCGGGGGCCGAATTTGCGGCCATCGCTGCGGCGCTGGGCCGCGGCATCGAGGCGCTGCAGCAGGCGACCGACTACATCGTCGCCAACTACGGCAGCGACGTGCGCGCGGTGGCGGCCGGTGCCGTGCCTTTCCTGCGTCTGATGGGCGTCGTGTCCGGCGGCTGGATGATGGCACGCGCGGCACTCGCGGCGCAGGGCAGGATCGCCGGCGGTGATGCCGATCCCTTCTATCCGGCCAAGATTGCCACGGCGCATTTCTATGCCGATCACGTCATGGCCGCGGCAGCCGGCCTGGCGCAGGAAGTGGTGCAAGGCGGAGCCAGCGCCCTGAAACTGGATGAAGCGATGTTCTGA
- a CDS encoding TetR/AcrR family transcriptional regulator, whose amino-acid sequence MENKAAKTPRTMLDRDAWIKGAIAILAEHGAERLRVEVLATRLGVTKGSFYWHFKDRRDLQDAVLDFWKDGRIRDIRKQTQAEPGNEVAALLHTIEVYASARNRKGIAIEAAVRSWARRDPQAVAVVEAVDAERLACSCRLFLACGLPEQEAQARSVMLYAYVFGVSLLRPGGFADDMDSLKAWIAGHIAR is encoded by the coding sequence ATGGAAAACAAAGCCGCCAAGACACCGCGCACGATGCTGGACCGCGACGCCTGGATCAAGGGCGCGATTGCCATCCTGGCCGAACATGGCGCCGAGCGCCTGCGCGTCGAGGTGCTGGCCACGCGCCTGGGCGTCACCAAGGGCAGCTTCTACTGGCACTTCAAGGACCGCCGCGATTTGCAGGACGCGGTGCTGGACTTCTGGAAGGACGGCCGCATCCGCGACATCCGCAAGCAGACCCAGGCCGAACCCGGCAATGAGGTCGCCGCCCTGCTCCACACCATCGAGGTCTATGCCTCTGCGCGCAACCGCAAGGGCATCGCCATCGAAGCCGCGGTGCGCAGTTGGGCGCGCCGCGACCCGCAAGCGGTCGCCGTCGTCGAAGCCGTCGACGCCGAGCGCCTTGCATGCTCCTGCCGCCTGTTCCTCGCCTGCGGCCTGCCCGAGCAGGAAGCCCAGGCGCGCAGCGTCATGCTCTACGCCTACGTCTTCGGCGTCAGCCTGCTGCGCCCCGGCGGCTTCGCCGACGATATGGACTCGCTCAAGGCCTGGATCGCCGGGCATATCGCGCGCTGA
- a CDS encoding acetyl-CoA C-acyltransferase, producing MTKQLQDAYIVAATRTPIGKAPRGMFRNTRPDDLLVYAIQSAMAQVPGLDPKLIEDAIIGCSFPEGESGLNMARNAVLLAGLPNTVGGVTVNRFCASGITAVAMAADRIRVGQADVMIAGGAESMSMVPMGGNHPSINMGVFKDENVGMAYGMGLTAEKVANQWKITREMQDEFALQSHQRAIAGQQAGEFDNETTAVEIVDRVPNLATGEVDLKKRSVNRDEGARADSNLAALAKLKPVFAAKGSVTAGNSSQTSDGAGALILVSEKILKQFNLTPLARFVSFAVRGVPPEIMGIGPKEAIPVACRAAGITQDQLDWIELNEAFAAQSLAVIKDLDLDPAKVNPIGGAIALGHPLGATGAIRSATVIHALRRRNLKYGMVTMCVGTGMGAAGIFERM from the coding sequence ATGACAAAACAACTTCAAGACGCCTACATCGTTGCCGCCACCCGCACCCCGATCGGCAAGGCGCCGCGCGGCATGTTCCGCAATACGCGTCCCGACGACCTGCTGGTGTATGCGATCCAGTCCGCCATGGCCCAGGTGCCGGGCCTCGATCCCAAGCTGATCGAGGACGCGATCATCGGCTGCTCCTTCCCCGAAGGCGAATCCGGGCTCAACATGGCGCGCAACGCCGTGCTGCTGGCCGGCCTGCCCAATACCGTCGGCGGCGTTACCGTCAATCGCTTCTGCGCATCAGGGATAACCGCGGTGGCGATGGCGGCCGACCGCATCCGCGTCGGCCAGGCCGATGTCATGATCGCGGGCGGCGCTGAGTCGATGTCCATGGTGCCGATGGGCGGCAACCATCCCTCGATCAACATGGGCGTGTTCAAGGACGAGAACGTCGGCATGGCCTACGGCATGGGCCTCACCGCCGAGAAAGTGGCCAACCAGTGGAAGATCACGCGCGAAATGCAGGACGAATTCGCGTTGCAGTCGCACCAGCGCGCCATCGCCGGGCAGCAGGCGGGCGAGTTCGACAACGAGACGACTGCGGTCGAGATCGTCGATCGCGTGCCGAACCTCGCCACCGGCGAGGTCGATCTGAAGAAGCGCAGCGTCAACCGCGACGAAGGTGCGCGCGCCGATTCCAACCTCGCGGCGCTGGCCAAGCTGAAGCCGGTATTCGCCGCCAAGGGCTCGGTGACGGCCGGCAACAGTTCGCAGACCTCCGACGGCGCCGGCGCACTGATCCTGGTCAGCGAAAAGATACTGAAGCAGTTCAATTTGACGCCGCTGGCGCGCTTCGTCTCCTTCGCCGTGCGCGGCGTGCCGCCCGAGATCATGGGCATCGGCCCCAAGGAAGCGATTCCGGTGGCCTGCCGCGCAGCCGGCATCACCCAGGATCAGCTCGACTGGATCGAACTCAACGAGGCGTTCGCCGCGCAGTCGCTGGCGGTGATCAAGGACCTCGACCTCGATCCGGCCAAGGTCAATCCGATCGGCGGCGCCATCGCGCTCGGCCATCCGCTCGGCGCCACCGGCGCGATCCGTTCGGCCACGGTGATCCACGCCCTGCGCCGGCGCAACCTCAAGTACGGCATGGTGACCATGTGCGTCGGCACCGGCATGGGCGCGGCGGGGATTTTCGAGCGAATGTAG
- a CDS encoding electron transfer flavoprotein subunit beta/FixA family protein: MKILVPVKRVIDYNVKVRVKADGTGVDLANVKMSMNPFDEIAVEEAMRLKEAGTATEVIAVSCGVTACQETLRTAMAIGADRSILVESDAELQPLAVAKLLAAVAKKETPQLIILGKQAIDDDANQTGQMLAALLGWSQATFASKVVVAGDKATVTREVDGGLETLEITLPAIVTTDLRLNEPRYATLPNIMKAKKKPLEVVKPADLGVDVAPRLTTVTVTEPPKRSAGIKVADVATLIDKLKNEAKVI, translated from the coding sequence TTGAAAATCCTCGTCCCGGTCAAGCGCGTGATTGACTACAACGTCAAGGTTCGCGTCAAGGCAGACGGCACTGGTGTCGATCTGGCGAATGTGAAAATGTCGATGAATCCCTTCGACGAAATCGCGGTCGAAGAAGCCATGCGCCTCAAGGAAGCCGGCACGGCCACGGAAGTGATCGCCGTCTCCTGCGGCGTCACCGCCTGCCAGGAAACCCTGCGCACCGCGATGGCGATCGGCGCGGATCGTTCGATTCTGGTTGAAAGCGATGCCGAACTGCAGCCGCTGGCCGTAGCCAAGCTGCTCGCCGCCGTGGCGAAGAAGGAAACACCGCAACTGATCATCCTCGGCAAGCAGGCAATCGACGACGACGCCAACCAGACGGGCCAGATGCTGGCCGCGCTGCTGGGCTGGTCGCAGGCCACGTTTGCCTCCAAGGTCGTCGTCGCCGGCGACAAGGCCACCGTGACGCGTGAAGTCGATGGCGGCCTCGAAACCCTCGAGATCACGTTGCCGGCCATCGTCACCACCGACCTGCGCCTCAACGAACCGCGCTACGCGACGCTGCCCAACATCATGAAGGCGAAGAAGAAGCCGCTGGAAGTCGTCAAGCCGGCCGACCTCGGCGTCGATGTGGCGCCGCGCCTGACCACTGTCACGGTGACGGAGCCGCCCAAGCGCAGCGCCGGCATCAAGGTTGCGGACGTCGCGACCCTGATCGATAAACTCAAGAACGAAGCCAAGGTGATCTGA